The segment GGGAGATCGAGGAGTCCATCCGGCTCGTCCTCGCCACCGCGCCCGGCGAGCGGCCGATGCGGCCGGAATTCGGCTGTGCCGTGCACGACATGGTCTTCGCGCCGGTCAACGAGGCGACGGCCGGCCGTATCCGCTATGAGGTGCGGTACTCGCTCGACCGCTGGGAGCCGCGCATCGAGGTCCAGGACGTCGAGGTGAGCCCGGCGCCCGACGAGCCGTCCGTGCTGTTCATCGACGTGCGCTACAGCGTGCGCGGCACCAACAACCCGCGCAGCCTCGTCTTCCCCTTCTATGTGATCCCGTCCACGGAATCGCCGTCCACCGAAAGCGAAGCCTGATGGCCCTGCCCGCACCCCAT is part of the Streptomyces platensis genome and harbors:
- a CDS encoding GPW/gp25 family protein, producing the protein MSEQFVGAGWAFPLRTDAGGGIALARREREIEESIRLVLATAPGERPMRPEFGCAVHDMVFAPVNEATAGRIRYEVRYSLDRWEPRIEVQDVEVSPAPDEPSVLFIDVRYSVRGTNNPRSLVFPFYVIPSTESPSTESEA